The window CGCCTACGCGGCCGTGGCCGAACTCGTCGGTGAGACCATCGGCTCCGTGGACTGCCTGGTCGGCCCGGTCGGCTCAGGCGGCTCCACCGGGGGCCTGGCGGCCGCGCTGCGCCCCGCCGACCCGGCCCTGCACCTGGTCGGTGTGGACACCCACGGCTCGATCATCTTCGGCACCCCCGACGGACCGCGCACCCTGCGCGGCCTCGGCAGCAGCATCCACCCCGGCAACGTGCGCCACGCGGCCTACGACGAGGTCCACTGGGTCACCGCCGCCGAGGCCTTCCACGCCACGCACGAGCTGTTCCGCACCCACGGGCTGTTCATGGGCCCCACCAGCGGCGCCTCCTTCCAGGTCGCCTCCTGGTGGGCCGCCCGCAACCCCGGGAGCAAGGTCGTCATGGTGCTGCCCGACGAGGGCTACCGCTATCAGTCGACCGTCTACAACACCGACTGGCTGCGCGAGCAGGGCATCGAGCCGGCCCCCGCCCCGGGCGGCCCCGTGACCGTCGAGCACCCGCTCGACGCCCCGCCCGCCTGGGCCCGGCTGGTCTGGGCGCGCCGCGGATTCGACGACGTGATGATGCCGGAGGCGGGCGCATGAACACCCCACTGCTGCTGCTCGTCGAGTCCAACACCACCGGTACCGGACGCCAGTTCGCGCAGCGGGCCCGTGCCTTCGGCGCCGAGCCCGTGCTGCTGAGCGCCGACCCCGGCCGCTACCCCTACGCGGCCGAGGACGAGCTGCGCACGGTGGTCGTCGACACCGCGGACGGCGACGCCCTGTGGGCCGCCGTACAGCGGCTCGCCGCCGGGTCGCGGATCGCCGGTGTGCTCTCCAGCTCGGAGTACTACGTCGCCACCGCGGCGGACCTCGCGGCACGGCTCGGGCTGCCCGGGCCGTCTGCCGACGCGGTACGCGCCTGCCGGGACAAGTCCGTGCAGCGCCGCACCCTGGCCGAGGCGGGCGTGCCCGTCCCCTGGTTCTCCGTGGCCGGCGAGGTCGCCGAGGCGGTCGCCGCCGCGCAGTGGCGGCGCGGCCCGGTGGTGGTCAAGCCGGTCCAGGGCTCGGGCAGTCTGGGCGTCCGCCTGTGCCGGGACACCGGTGAGGTCGCCGCGCACGCCCGTGGCCTGCTGGCCGCGACGGTCAACGAGCGCGGGCTGACCACGCCCGCCCGCGTCCTCGTCGAGCAGTACCTGACCGGTCCCGAGTTCTCGGTCGAGGTGTTCGGCGAGCACGCCGTGGTGACGGTCGCCAAGCACGTCGGCGCACCGCCCGTCTTCGTGGAGACCGGACACGACGTACCGGCCGTGCCGACCGCGCCCGACGCCGCGGCCCTCGTCGACAGTGCCGTGCACGCCGTCAAGGCGCTCGGCCTGGGCTGGGGCGCGGCCCACGTCGAACTCCGCCTCGACGCGGGCGTGGCCCGCGTCATCGAGGTCAACCCCCGCCTGGCCGGCGGGATGATCCCGGAGCTGGTGCGCCGCGCCCGCGGTGTCGACCTGGTCGGCGCCCAGGTGCGCGCGGGCCTCGGCCTGCCCGTCGACCTCACCGACGCGACCGACGCGGCGGGCGCCGCCTCGATCCGGTTCCTCACCGCCGGCACCGACGCCGTCCTCGCGGACACGGACGCCGGCGAGGCGGCGGCCCGCGCCGTGCCCGGCGTCGTGGACGCCGCCCTGTACCGCCCGCCCGGCACCCGTGTCGGACCGGCCGAGGACTTCCGCGGCCGGCTGGGGCACGTCATCGCCGCCGGAGCGACGCCGCAGGAGTCCGCGCGGGCGGCCGACACCGCCCTCTCCTTCGGCCTGTCCACCGCCCTGGAGCACACCCCGGCGCGGGAGGCGAGGCCGGTATGAGCACGACCCCGTACGCCGCCGACGCGGTCGCCGGCCCGGCACCGGACCGCACGCCGGACATCGGCGGAGTGGACACCGGGAGGCTGCGCACCGCTCTCGACGCGACCGCCCACCGCATCGTCTACGACCAGTACGGTTCCGGCGCCGACGACCCGATCGGCCGGGAACTGCGGCTGATCAGCGAGGTGGACCGGGCCCACCTGGTGATGCTCACCGAGCGCGGCATCGTCGACGCGGCCCGCGCCGGCGCGCTGCTCGACACCATCGACGCCCTGCGTGCCGCGGACTTCGGCCCCGTCCGGGACCGCCCGATGCCCCGCGGCCTGTACCTGGCCTACGAGGGCTGGCTCGTGGACCGGCTCGGCCAGCGGACCGGCGGTGTGCTGCACACCGGCCGCTCGCGCAACGACCTCAACGCCACCACCGTACGGCTCCGGGCGCGCGCCCCCTACGCCCGGCTGCTGGACGAGGTCCTGGAGCTGGCCGGGGTCCTGCTCGACCGGGCCGAGCGGTACCGCGACGTCGTCATGCCCGCCTACACGCACGGCCAGCCCGCCGTGCCGATCTCCTACGGCCACTACCTGTGCGGGGTCGCCGGCGCCGTACTGCGCTCGGCCGCCGGACTGCTCGACGCAGGACGGGAGATCGACGTCAACCCGCTCGGCGCGGGGGCCGTCGGCGGCACCTCGGTGCCCGTCGACCCGGCCCGCACCGCCGAACTCCTCGGCTTCACCGCCGCCACGCCGAACTCCGTCGACGCG of the Streptomyces sp. 1222.5 genome contains:
- a CDS encoding PLP-dependent cysteine synthase family protein, with the translated sequence MTTTTIAGAARVHDSVVDATELPRIIQVTENLYAAAFSLMKLLPARFIVDRAEAAGQLRPGTRIIETSSGTFALGLAMVCRLRGYDLTIVGDSAIDRDLRTRLEMLGATVEIVEYAGQPGGIQGARLARVEELRRLHPDSFVPGQYDNPDNPGAYAAVAELVGETIGSVDCLVGPVGSGGSTGGLAAALRPADPALHLVGVDTHGSIIFGTPDGPRTLRGLGSSIHPGNVRHAAYDEVHWVTAAEAFHATHELFRTHGLFMGPTSGASFQVASWWAARNPGSKVVMVLPDEGYRYQSTVYNTDWLREQGIEPAPAPGGPVTVEHPLDAPPAWARLVWARRGFDDVMMPEAGA
- a CDS encoding ATP-grasp domain-containing protein: MNTPLLLLVESNTTGTGRQFAQRARAFGAEPVLLSADPGRYPYAAEDELRTVVVDTADGDALWAAVQRLAAGSRIAGVLSSSEYYVATAADLAARLGLPGPSADAVRACRDKSVQRRTLAEAGVPVPWFSVAGEVAEAVAAAQWRRGPVVVKPVQGSGSLGVRLCRDTGEVAAHARGLLAATVNERGLTTPARVLVEQYLTGPEFSVEVFGEHAVVTVAKHVGAPPVFVETGHDVPAVPTAPDAAALVDSAVHAVKALGLGWGAAHVELRLDAGVARVIEVNPRLAGGMIPELVRRARGVDLVGAQVRAGLGLPVDLTDATDAAGAASIRFLTAGTDAVLADTDAGEAAARAVPGVVDAALYRPPGTRVGPAEDFRGRLGHVIAAGATPQESARAADTALSFGLSTALEHTPAREARPV